CCCACTTGCACTTGGGCGAGGGACAGAGCTACCTTTTGATTCTTTAATGTTGAGAGGGGTAGGAAGTACATAAGCACTGGACTTAGTGGTAGGTGATGCTAGCATTTGTCTTACTTTTTCAGCCGGGTCAAATTTAACTTTCTTTTCTGCAAGTATTGGAGCTGAATAGCTGCTGACCCTTGGATCTCTGCTAGGGACTTTAAAGTCTCCTTGGGTCTTCTCTAAACATATCTGAAGAAGATAAACTAATGTATTAGAGGGTGACCAGGTCATATAAAAGAATCTTAGTAAACTGATGACCAACTTTATCAACAAGGCAGATATCATTGTTACCATGCTAGACCCTACCAATAAAGTTAGACTCAACTGATAGTTATCAGAAGATTTTTTGTTTCTCTTAAAAAACAATAATGCAATTTTAAACAGATATttagaaatacaaaaatactatgTGCATACTAAAAATCAGCACTAAATCAGCCACCATGTATTCGTGTATGATTGTAACTGTTGTTCAACTCATTTTCAATATGTATTCTATACGGGTGGCTGATTGGGTGGCTGACTTTTTGTGTACATATAGCATAATTGTTAGAAATATCATTAACTCTGGCGTGCTTTTCACCCGTAGAAGAAATTCAGGGCTTATCAGGTTAGATTTTTCCTGTGCAACTAATATAAGACTAAATAGGAGTTTCACATTAcagaaattaaaaggggaaacAAATACCATCTCTGCATTTTCTGTGGTTGAACCTCGAACAAACGAGAGATCTGATTCCTCCAACTGGCAATACAAATATTATTAGTTACTATAATTGAAGAATCATGATTCATACCCTGAAAAATAATAGGGTTTCCACAGATGCAAAGTTGCAAATAAGTAGAATGACATGCTTCTGCAAAcatttagagagagagagataacaCAAAATATGAACATAACCTATAGCCATGAACACACTTCATTGCACATAAGGCTCAAACCATGTGAAGTTTCTACCTCTGAGTTTGATGTGGAATCAATATCAGGACCCTGCCTGTTTGTTCTGTAGTCAAAACTTAATTCTCCTCCTTCAATGGCTTCCGTGTATTCATCATCAGAAACACCTTCAACGACATCTTCAAGGCCACTGAATTCATAATCAATATGTTGTTGCTCAGCGATCATCCTAACATGTGGTTCAATGGCCTCTAGAGATTTAAGTCCTCTCCGGAAGAAATTTAACTATATTGCAAAAAAGGTACATCAAGATTAGTCagggaaaaaaatttaataaaaaaaaaaagagaaaagaaaagagtgtAAAAATTTGGATATGAAGGATACAAGTCTAATGACAACCTGGGCAGCATGGTGACGGGCTGCTTGTGTTAGCAGACTGCGTAACTGCCCTTGTTTCAAGGATTTTAACCGAAAAGCACAAAGcgttgcttcttcttcaaactcgTCATGAGCTTCTTGCAGCTGCTGTGGAGTAATACTTTCGCCTTTACTGCTTTTTgaccttcctttttctttctgttgGGTGATCATGTATTCATAAACTTCTCtgaaaaaagaggaaagagagaagaggaaagaaaagaaattaaaaaaaaaaaaagaaaaagaaataccaGATTCAGAAAACATTACCCAATATTAAGAGAAACAGCAATAAATAGAGAGTAAAAGTACAAACCTTTTTTCATCACATTGCCGCTTCATGTCCTGCATCAGGAATGAAAAAACATTGAGATGGAGTGCCTAGACAATTTTAGACTAAAAATACCCAAGCAAACTAAACACATTTTGAAGGAAATAGTTTCTGCAATGTATTTCCTGATTTTCAAAGTAATAGCTACTGCAATGGAACACTGGACAATTATACACCCTTACATTGACATTTAGATGAAGTATTATCAAATTTCAGAGAATTTAGAAGGCAGTTCGATTGATGCATTTTAAACTCCatcatttattaaaatatcatgTCTGGCAAACATTTGTGATTGTGGATTAAATTGCTCATTCCAGGTGGTGTTCTCCTCGCTCCATCAACACGAATTTCCATCCAAAAGGAGAGAGAATTGGTTTCTTGCAGTAGACCGCGAGTCGTGGAGTGGATTATTTTGGATCTAAGCTCAGGCATGGTGGTGGTGAAGGTAACAATGGTCGTGGAGCCAGGAGAGTGGTAGGAGGAGAGGAAAAGAAGTGGTCGTGGCAACTGGCAGCAGTGTGTGGCATTGGCCATGGTGGGGTTGGTAGTGCCGTTGTGGTGGCAGCATGGTGATGATAAGGAAGGGCTGGGGAGTGGTGGATGGGGTTGAAGAGATAAGGTTCCCATAGATTATGATGCTATTAACAATGATGATGTGGTCTAGAGTAAAtttggaagaaaaaaatttgactaattgttactaataaaaaaattatggtaaaatatatcttttgtcCCTAATGTTTTTGAaacatttcaaaaatatccctaaTGTTTAATTTGTATCCATTTTACCCTTAATGTTTCCAATAAGTTTCAATTCTAATTTCTGCTCTTGCCATCCAAAAATCTGTTAAAAGTCTATTTTCTCGTCAATTTTGTCCCTCCNNNNNNNNNNNNNNNNNNNNNNNNNNNNNNNNNNNNNNNNNNNNNNNNNNNNNNNNNNNNNNNNNNNNNNNNAAgccccccaaaaaaaaaaaatctaaaaacccTTAATAAAAACATCACCAATAATAAAGCTGCCACCACCATTGCCATTACTGACACTGCCGTTGTCTTTGCCATCCTCCATAACCGCCACTGCAACCATCAACATCCACTCTTTATAAATATCACCACCATCAACATaatcaaccaaaaataaaataaaataccacCACTGCCATTATCTTCACACCACCACTACCATTATCACCACCTATTCTCCCTTTCTTATTGAATCTCATGAGAACTCACGATGGCATTAGCATATCAGAAGCAGATCTAAACTCGTGTCCTAAAATACCAGGGCCTAGTAGAGCAGAAAGGACGGTGAGAAAAAAGAACAAGAGGCAGACAAAAATGTCGTGGAGAATACATGTTGTGGTGGAAGCTTGCTAGCAATGACGAAGATGTCAACACTTGtaattagatttgattttcactCCTAAACCTAAGTTTACTGCTGCTGTGGTTGGTGTAGGTTTCATTTCAGGAGGAGGGGGATGTTGTTGTGGTTGGCAATTTTTTGGTTTCGTTTTTCCAGGAGGGGCTGCTCCTGCTTCTTGTTGTGGTtgctttttccttctttttcttttttttttttcgttcttGGTTATGATGATTGTGTTGATACGTTGATGCTGGTGATAGTTGAAAAGGGGGGATATTGCTGGTGGCAGTAGTGATTATGGAGCTGGGAACAATGGTGCAGTGCTGGAAGAGGCACTGGTGGCTGCAGCTGTGCAGGCAGAGGCAATGGTGGTGGCAGCAACCTTATTATTGGTGGGGCTGGTGGTGCTGCTTTTACTGAGGGAGGAGTGGAAGATTAAGAGAAGGAtaaatttggaaagaaaatatTGATCTATTAGATTTTTAGCGGATTTGAATGACAGGAGTAGAATTAAAACTTATTAAAAGCATTAGGGATAAAATTGGTCCAAATCAAACCGGCGTAATTTTAgaactttttgaaaacatcaAGGACAAAAAGTATTAACAATAGGGGTAGAATCGAAATTTATTTCATACATCAAGGTCAaaactgaataaaaaattaaacaataaggATAGTTTCGAAACTTTTAACaaatgttagggacaaaaaatattttttatactaagtTTTGTTAGAATAGAAGGAAATATACCAAGAAGAGGACAATCCATGTTGCATAATAAAAGGTACGGATAGCACATTGAAAACATGGCAATACATTTGAATGCTGGGTTAAAGAAACTCCACTAAACAAACCATATAATAAGCACAAAAGGGAGGCAAAAGAAATAATCCTATCCCAAATGAAATCAATAAATAAGGAATCATTTTTNNNNNNNNNNNNNNNNNNNNNNNNNNNNNNNNNNNNNNNNNNNNNNNNNNAAGAGCCCTTGATCCTGCATCCAACCCACATATCAGGCACGAGTTATCAGAGAATTGGGTGGCCTATGCATTTGAAACACTAGTAATCGAGGTAGTCAAAggcaaaataaacaaaacactTTATAGGAGCAATTATACACTAAAATCCTTGATAAAGCATAATAATAGGTTCATAACCAAAGAGTACTCATGAAAAGCTTAAAAAAAGTTCAAGCGGTTGTGGATTCTGACTTTTTTACTTCAAGCGCAAGGGTTGGTCAAGAGTGTTGAGTGCTTATAGAATATTGACATGACTTTGGACTTCTACATTCCTAGATGCTACACCTAATATTTATTGGACTGACTAGTATATTTTGGtgtattagtattttttaaatagagaaaaaaagcaAAACCAGTAATATCAAAATAGCTTGCCTTGGTGCTTTTATGATTATCAGAGAAGCCATTCAAGCGCAAAACAAGCATTTGAGTGAACTCCGTGCACCTCAACTTGTGAAAGGCAGAGAAAGGCTTTTCTTGCCGCATATTGTTTACTTAAGCACGCCTTTTGTTTCTTTGACTACACTGCTAGAAGTAGTACATCACTTCACTTCATGCACCCAACTTCAATCGCATGGTTCCATTACAAACTTTTAAGCTATGATCCAATCTCATAACGTCTAATAGCAATGATATCATCCTTCCACAACTTATCCATAATAGTGCTAACTCATTTCCAGATTAAGAGCTAACATAGTACCAAAGcttgaaccctaaaccctaaaccctaaaccctaaaccaaagcTTAAACCCCACAAGCTTAAACTCCGCATCTTTTGAGCACATATAACTACTCGTAATCATGGCGTTAACCTATTAACTACACTCCATTTACCAAAATATCTTCCACTTGTGACCCAAAACTACATTCCATGTACCAAAAAGTATCTTACACTTGTGACCTAACTATTTTACCGACATTCTTCATActtcattaatgcaacaaaGCATATAGCACACTGGAATCAGACAATGATCTAGCATTAACACTAGACCATCTCTGATTCATGTAATAAGAATTTAAGATTTCTACATTGGTTATTGACATAGTTCTGCATTGACACTCCCACAACACTGTTTCTACTGTTTTCAAATGTATTCGTGTTTAACAAGTTAATGAAGTCTCAACTACAATACAATTTACAATAAAGAAATTGCAAATTATTCTAACTAATAAGACATACAGATACATGCTTCTAAATTGATTGGCATTTCAAGGTATTTATAACCAAACTCTTGGTAGAATAGTTGAAAGACTAACTAATCAAGGTTTGACCATCCAATTGTAGTTGAATTGTGATTGAacaacattgaaaataaatatatatgttactGGTTGTATTTAAATGTGATTgtgaatataaatataaatatataattatatgtataaatactttatttttttatactactTGAAAAGTTGTCAAAGAACCATCACAGTTTTGCACCCCACTAATCATAGACTGTCATTTTCCTTTAACATGTTACGTTGGCAGACTCGCACTTTTCTATATCTTCGTCTTAATAGATCCACAGCTAACTTAACTCTAGAACAGGCTCAACAGATTGTACATTCGACCATACTGTAGACCATGGATGAGGCATTGCCTTTGTTAGTTGTGCTGTTATGCCTCCTTCCCATCATATCATATTCTTGTATAAAAACAATGGACAACAGCAACAGTGCGAACCACCAGTTAGAATGGTTGgttttttatctatttgcaCGAATGTGATTGGTTTGAGACTTTGAGTGATGACTATTTTAGTATAAGCACTCGCGCATTATCTTTAAATATTTGCATGTATTAAGTTATGTACAGATAGCCACATTTTCTATTAATATTTTCTAACTAATGTCAATAATAACTAAAACAGAAGGGCAATGAATTAAAAGGCAAGTGAAAACATGAACgcaattttatgtattaatcAAGTACTgttagcacaaaaaaaaaaaaaatacatgtgAACATACCTCAACAGTTCTTAGTTCATTAAGAAGAGACTCTGATGGGTTTGTTATTGTCAGTACTATGTGAGCTCGCTGGGGAACAAAAACGGATAGAATCACAATAATCATTTTGCATACATTATGGTTAAAGAAGACCAAAGAAATCAGAAGATTGCACCCATAGAAAGGCTCACATAGCTATCAAGAAGTTTTTGAAGTTCCAGCTGTGCACTTccaagcatctccaaaactttACCTGCATACATATTATAACAGATGTAACAAAAACTATATATGATTTAAATCAACTAGCAATGCCTTATGCATTTTTTCAGAATAGGACGGCCATGACATGTTTACTCACTCACCGCTTTCTTCAGAATCATCTAATGAAGTTTTCTCCAAAAGACAATTGCCCATTTCCCGTAGTGACTCTGCAAATTCTGAAACAAGATCCACAAAACGAAcccggaaaaaaaaaaaattttcaatactTACATATAATCAAGGCAATGGAACTGTTCCGAAGAGAGGAGAGGGAAACTAAACagatttaaattgtttttccaaTGTTAAGCAAATATTTTATAGCGTAacaagaaaaagggaaaggatCCTTAAAAGTGAGGACAGTTGTTTTTCAGTAAGAAATGAAGGGCGGCTAATCAACTTTGGATCATTTTGGTGGAACCCATACACAATGAAAGTTATTGATCGAAAGGTGATCGGTCCATCAATTTCGTGCTTTAAAACTACCCTCACTTTAGATAGTGATCCAAACCTAAGATCCTGTTACACTAATGCACATTATCAACAGTGAAGAAGGCCAATCAGGCCAATACTATGGAGTATGACAAATAAAAAATGCCTGAAAAGCACACTGGTTGGTATCTTcaattttcttatatatatatatatatagagagagagagagagacagagagagagagagagagagagagaatcaaTNNNNNNNNNNNNNNNNNNNNNNNNNNNNNNNNNNNNNNNNNNNNNNNNNNNNNNNNNNNNNNNNNNNNNNNNNNNNNNNNNNNNNNNNNNNNNNNNNNNNNNNNNNNNNNNNNNNNNNNNNNNNNNNNNNNNNNNNNNNNNNNNNNNNNNNNNNNNNNNNNNNNNNNNNNNNNNNNNNNNNNNNNNNNNNNNNNNNNNNNNNNNNNNNNNNNNNNNNNNNNNNNNNNNNNNNNNNNNNNNNNNNNNNNNNNNNNNNNNNNNNNNNNNNNNNNNNNNNNNNNNNNNNNNNNNNNNNNNNNNNNNNNNNNNNNNNNNNNNNNNNNNNNNNNNNNNNNNNNNNNNNNNNNNNNNNNNNNNNNNNNNNNNNNNNNNNNNNNNNNNNNNNNNNNNNNNNNNNNNNNNNNNNNNNNNNNNNNNNNNNNNNNNNNNNNNNNNNNNNNNNNNNNNNNNNNNNNNNNNNNNNNNNNNNNNNNNNNNNNNNNNNNNNNNNNNNNNNNNNNNNNNNNNNNNNNNNNNNNNNNNNNNNNNNNNNNNNNNNNNNNNNNNNNNNNNNNNNNNNNNNNNNNNNNNNNNNNNNNNNNNNNNNNNNNNNNNNNNNNNNNNNNNNNNNNNNNNNNNNNNNNNNNNNNNNNNNNNNNNNNNNNNNNNNNNNNNNNNNNNNNNNNNNNNNNNNNNNNNNNNNNNNNNNNNNNNNNNNAGACATTACGTgtgaagaatgaagaaaacaagCAGATCAATCAACCATATCCAAAGATTAACATTTACCGTAAGCACTGTTTTCTGTCGCAGCCGCAGCCGCGAGTAGGCTGTCATAGCAATCTCTCATCTCTTGCATTTCCTGTGAAACAGGGAAAACAAACACTTAACTTCACTAGTGGAAGAGAAACGCAAGGGAGCAATGACGGCATCCTTTTCAGTTTTCACCATGAAGATGAAATAATTTCACTTATACTATAGCACCCTTTTCAGTTTTGATATCGAAagcataataaattaataataatattcagGAAACACAGAACAGAACAGAGTCCACGAGGATGTGTACTTTTATTTTACCACTCATGATTTAAGGAGCACAAGAGCAACACGCATAAgtgcattaaaaataataataaaagtaaaaagacAACTTCGAACCCGCAAAATTCTTAaatcgaaaataaaaaataaactgaaTCAAACATAGCAGTATGAATCAAACACAGTATATTATGAATGgtgcagagaaaaagaaaaaaccatgaagaagagagaaagagaaagaagtagGCGAAGTACCTTGGAAGCGAGAGCAAGCTCATCGAACTTAACGGAAGGTGGAAAGTCCCTCTTGTCCTTCCCAACGCTCTTGTTAAGTGCCAATTTCCTCAGCTTGTTGAGTGAGGACTTCATCTTTCCACCACCCACCCAAAACGACGCTCACCACCGCGCAAAACGGCAACGCCAGCAGCgccaaaaaataaattgtagaaACGACAagacaaaagaagaagaagaatcgaCGGAGGCGTTTAGGTTTTTCTCTTCAGTTGCGAATCACGAGTGTGGGGAGAATCTGAGATTGCGAATCGGAATCAGGGAAGATGGAAGTGCGGAAATGAATTCCGGGGCGTCTACGACGTTGAAGAAGGTTGCGGGTCAAAACGACCTCGACGCAGATCACACGAGactgagagagaagagagagaaagagagatggGAAATTGCGAAATTTGGAAACGGGAAAATGACGGAATTATACGGAGTTTGGGGAATCAACCCCCCAACGTCATACCCTCCCAAAATGCCCAGAACATCCCACACGCTTTTGCCCCCTTAACACGTGTGGGTGGGGGTGATTTCGTAATTTTCCACTGTTGTGAGATTCTATCATCTTACTAGTATTCAACTATTGCTCCGGCACGGGCGCATGGCGGCACTAAGCCACTAACCCTCACTGCAGTCAGGAATTGACATGCTTAACactattttcattttataatGTTTTTTAAAGAACAAATTCAAACATTTTGAGTTTGTTGTCATTTACAAAACAACAATTCTCTAGGAAACTAACATTATTCAGCCAATAATTCAGGCCCCAAGTATTGAGATggtaaaaaaagtttaataaaacaaaaataaaatcacgtttttttaaattattgaatgagtagaaaattaaaattaaattgatataaaaatcttttaatttaatctgttacaaaataaataagttatttacCAACTATTACTAAAATAGTAAGAAGTGTCTTATTCTAGTGGGCTATGCCACTGCTCTCTACTCTCTAGCCTCACGACTTGTGTTCAGCTCCTATTGCATTCATCAGCTCAAATGAGGTGTACATGCACCATAGTACAAGTTTTTGCTAACAAATATGAATCAGCTACatctaaaataagaaaaaattgcaacaattcatataaaaatacgAAAAATTAGCtgtaagtatatatatatatatataccgaTAATTTACTAGTTAAATCGATAAAACCGGtcatatgtaaataaaaaatataaaatagtcaaaaattttaaaatacacatcttcactaatattttaagaaCAACTAAGtctcaaattttaaagacaACTAATACAAATATAGACATAAAATTAGTTAGTACTActacaataatattttaatttgacacAATAAGAATATCAAAACAGATAACTTTAATCACAATACTAACattaaaatagataaagatTAATAAACTTTTAGTAAAgtttatatttctattaataatgatacataattaaaaatatcattaattcgaaaaatagagaatacaaaattaaaattaaattagatatttatataattatttaattcaaaGATTTACTATATAATTAATGTTTGTCACATATAACAATGAGAAGCATGTTGACAGAGTGGCATTGAAGGTGGATTGCACTCAAGAGGTTCTTTGTTCAAACTCTGCCTCTGGCACACTGGAGGACCACAGGATGCACTAGATCACAAGTAGAGATGCGGTGTTACGGAGCACCATAGAGTCCACTGTTACCGAaccaatttttatcaaatttaactGGTTTTCTCCAGTTCATGTCAGTTTCCATCCTTAAATTGTCCAAAGAACGAACTAAACCAATTCATGGTCCAGTTCACCGATTTTTCGGTCGAACTGGCCGGTCCGATTTAGTTTTtacaactatatatatatatatattgtgtttttatgcatttttctaACAATAATCAATCATCTAAATAATCTAACTGTTCTTGCAGAAGTTAGCCGCTGTATAGCTTGCTTTTCGTTGGGATAAGTTATACGTCGACAATGAGAGAACAAGGAAGTGGGTACCTacaaaagacactccgatgctcaAGTCAATAAATGAATAATAGGCTTTGCAAATTGCAATAAGTTGAACATTCTTACCCTTTCTTTTATATCTGAAATGGAAGATAATGGTTAAGTCTCTGAATAATTTTGCTATTAAACGGAGAATAACAGTACATTTGAGTGTTTTGATATCTGCCTTGATATCTGTTATTGGTGACCGATCTATAATGTATATAGACGAGTTATAACATGTAACCGAGTTATAATGGCCACATCATAGCCCCCAAGTTTGGCCTGGTGATATTTTGATAAAGTAGGTTGAGCtttttgagttataactcgtcGGTGTGAGTTATAGATATGGAGCCCCCAGATCAACTGACTGTATTAAAAAGGTTAAGTACAATTTTAGTCCCTAAGGTATAGGCCAAAAATTTTTTCATCCCCAAcctttttttgcatacaaaatcgtTCCTAAAGTTTAAAACCAAGTTTTAaaatcgtttttttttttacttaaatcttaaaattttgaactaaattacctataacaaaaaaattataaaataaaaaataagagaaagagaGTGTTCATACTCCTGTAAAtggagaagggaagaagaagaagggggaaggaaagaagaagaagaagttgtcCATGATCCACCTTTGTCTCTACTTCTGCCACCACCTCTGTACGATTTTGGTCCGTAAGGTaaggacaattttaaaacaaagttaaaccttagggacgattttgtatgcaaaaaaagttagggatgaaaaaatattttggccTATACCTTagagaccaaaatcgtacttaactcttattaaaataaaataaaacaatttgaAAAATGGGGATGATTGATGTGTACTGTATGAAAAAGTGTAGTAgtattttcattaattattcTGTTACTTTTATCAATGCAATTTGAACTGTTAATTGGCAATAGAAGTAATGATTGGGAGTTTTATGGAACTGAAGGAGTTACATTAAATATAGTGTTTGTTTTTTAAATCCTGAAGAAATTCTAAAGGCAATGTGGTTTTATTTGAAAGGTTTGGGAAGTGATAAAAACCATGAGTAAAAGAGGTTAGTTTTCTACTTGCCATTTCTTGTTCTTGTCTATTTTGCTTTTCTAAAAACTCCATGGGTGAtaagaaagggaaagaaaaatataaagatgAAGATGACAGTTCTTACAAGTGGGTGACCGAGGATGTGAGGATTCGAGGTTCATTGTTTGTGGATGAGGATAGTGTGGGTGAGATTGATGCGTCGAAGATACTTAGGAAAGGTTCTGGAGTGAGGGTTGAGTTGTTGCCATACACCAGTGCTGATCGTGTCTTTCATAGAAaaatagattttgaatttgtttacaTGCATAGCTGTATTCTTGAAGAACTTCGTGTGAAACTGCTTTTTACTATTTTCGAGTGTGATGTTTTGAAACAACTAAATTGTGCCCTGTCTCAACTGCATCTGAATGGTTAGATTTTTCTAAGATGTATTGAAATTTTGATGGAATTTCTGGAAACAAAACCTTCTCTtgagttgtttttctctttatttcaaGCTAAAGGGGTTTTGGAAGGGGGTTTGGGTGAATATAAATAGTGCTCCTGGTTTTTAAGTATTTAAACTCTATAAGTCATCTTTCAAAGATTTCAAGGAGATGTTTCTGAAAGTGAAGTCGGTGGATGAGAATTTTCCATTCTATTTGGACGAGCATTTAGGTGAGAAGTTTCTTCTATTTTGGTGTTCTCAACCACAATATATTTTAAGTCCAGAGGATATAAGTCCGAAAAATGAGTGTATAATAGGGTACTTGGTTGAGGTTGTTGATAGAGAGAAATTGATAGTTGTTGTGAATTTGCTTCCATGGGAAGAAGATAAAACCTCGGTGGCGAATTACCTTAGTGAGGGTTGATAAACTGTTTGTTGATAAGCAGGATGGATGCTACAATGGGATGTGGAGCTGTTTGAGTTTGACCTAAAATATGAAGCCCAGACAGTAATCAAGTCCCAATATCTCGCCGATTTTTTTGCTGAATGTACTGAAAGTTAGGAAGCCCAACTACATAGAGCCTGTATGTAGACAGGTCATCCAATAAAGTCGAAAGTGGGGTAGGAGTTATCCTGGAAAGCGAACAAGAAACTCGGATAGAACTTTCGTTAAGGTTCGAGTTTCCTGCTTCTAATAACTAAGCAGAATATGAAGCGTTACTTGCTGGcttgaagctggctagagaagtaGGGGCAGAGAAGCTGGTAGTgttcagtgactcacaagtgATAACTTCACAGATTAATAGTacctaccaagccaaagacccaccatgaaaaagtacttagACGAATTACAAAAACAGTTAGCACAATTATCAGAAAGAGAGGTTTGGTATATAACTCGGGAATCAAACCCCGAGCTGATGCCC
This portion of the Arachis duranensis cultivar V14167 chromosome 6, aradu.V14167.gnm2.J7QH, whole genome shotgun sequence genome encodes:
- the LOC107494690 gene encoding uncharacterized protein At2g33490 isoform X3 encodes the protein MKSSLNKLRKLALNKSVGKDKRDFPPSVKFDELALASKEMQEMRDCYDSLLAAAAATENSAYEFAESLREMGNCLLEKTSLDDSEESGKVLEMLGSAQLELQKLLDSYRAHIVLTITNPSESLLNELRTVEDMKRQCDEKREVYEYMITQQKEKGRSKSSKGESITPQQLQEAHDEFEEEATLCAFRLKSLKQGQLRSLLTQAARHHAAQLNFFRRGLKSLEAIEPHVRMIAEQQHIDYEFSGLEDVVEGVSDDEYTEAIEGGELSFDYRTNRQGPDIDSTSNSELEESDLSFVRGSTTENAEMICLEKTQGDFKVPSRDPRVSSYSAPILAEKKVKFDPAEKVRQMLASPTTKSSAYVLPTPLNIKESKGSSVPRPSASGLPHNLWHSSPLDEKKNEKDFVDGKLSEPTIPRPHTVLKESNSDTTSTQLPRPLSDGLSPPQVDIFSASDAGKKTKRLAFSGPLTNKPSSGKPVLSAISTGSTEPPPISVVLTRLPVPQPSSPKVSPSASPPLVSSPRISELHELPRPPGNPSTKQVKSSRTGHSAPLVFRNPEHPVINRLPTAVSSAASPLPTPPIIVSRSFSIPSSSQRAMALNVSKFLDNPQVSEQAAESASPLTPASQRARISDLASHSSEIQGGS
- the LOC107494690 gene encoding uncharacterized protein At2g33490 isoform X2, with product MKSSLNKLRKLALNKSVGKDKRDFPPSVKFDELALASKEMQEMRDCYDSLLAAAAATENSAYEFAESLREMGNCLLEKTSLDDSEESGKVLEMLGSAQLELQKLLDSYRAHIVLTITNPSESLLNELRTVEDMKRQCDEKREVYEYMITQQKEKGRSKSSKGESITPQQLQEAHDEFEEEATLCAFRLKSLKQGQLRSLLTQAARHHAAQLNFFRRGLKSLEAIEPHVRMIAEQQHIDYEFSGLEDVVEGVSDDEYTEAIEGGELSFDYRTNRQGPDIDSTSNSELEESDLSFVRGSTTENAEMICLEKTQGDFKVPSRDPRVSSYSAPILAEKKVKFDPAEKVRQMLASPTTKSSAYVLPTPLNIKESKGSSVPRPSASGLPHNLWHSSPLDEKKNEKDFVDGKLSEPTIPRPHTVLKESNSDTTSTQLPRPLSDGLSPPQVDIFSASDAGKKTKRLAFSGPLTNKPSSGKPVLSAISTGSTEPPPISVVLTRLPVPQPSSPKVSPSASPPLVSSPRISELHELPRPPGNPSTKQVKSSRTGHSAPLVFRNPEHPVINRLPTAVSSAASPLPTPPIIVSRSFSIPSSSQRAMALNVSKFLDNPQVSEQAAESASPLTPASQRARISDLASHSSEIQVDAGGS
- the LOC107494690 gene encoding uncharacterized protein At2g33490 isoform X1; this translates as MKSSLNKLRKLALNKSVGKDKRDFPPSVKFDELALASKEMQEMRDCYDSLLAAAAATENSAYEFAESLREMGNCLLEKTSLDDSEESGKVLEMLGSAQLELQKLLDSYRAHIVLTITNPSESLLNELRTVEDMKRQCDEKREVYEYMITQQKEKGRSKSSKGESITPQQLQEAHDEFEEEATLCAFRLKSLKQGQLRSLLTQAARHHAAQLNFFRRGLKSLEAIEPHVRMIAEQQHIDYEFSGLEDVVEGVSDDEYTEAIEGGELSFDYRTNRQGPDIDSTSNSELEESDLSFVRGSTTENAEMICLEKTQGDFKVPSRDPRVSSYSAPILAEKKVKFDPAEKVRQMLASPTTKSSAYVLPTPLNIKESKGSSVPRPSASGLPHNLWHSSPLDEKKNEKDFVDGKLSEPTIPRPHTVLKESNSDTTSTQLPRPLSDGLSPPQVDIFSASDAGKKTKRLAFSGPLTNKPSSGKPVLSAISTGSTEPPPISVVLTRLPVPQPSSPKVSPSASPPLVSSPRISELHELPRPPGNPSTKQVKSSRTGHSAPLVFRNPEHPVINRLPTAVSSAASPLPTPPIIVSRSFSIPSSSQRAMALNVSKFLDNPQVSEQAAESASPLTPASQRARISDLASHSSEIQGSNFGRIGYPAAAQT